In the Streptomyces sp. NBC_00525 genome, one interval contains:
- a CDS encoding ATP/GTP-binding protein has protein sequence MSPRRNRPKGGESRNDDSASGAGDRYGGGGRTEEWQGEEWSVRPVSGASAAGKRYRCPGCDQEIPSGVPHLVAWSEYGGVDDRRHWHKACWNAKDRRTTRVQRSRNAPRH, from the coding sequence GTGTCCCCGCGCCGCAACCGCCCCAAAGGCGGCGAGAGCCGCAACGACGACAGCGCGAGCGGAGCGGGCGACCGGTACGGCGGGGGCGGGCGTACCGAGGAGTGGCAGGGCGAGGAGTGGTCCGTGCGCCCGGTCAGCGGGGCGAGCGCGGCCGGCAAGCGCTACCGCTGCCCCGGCTGCGACCAGGAGATCCCGTCCGGCGTCCCGCATCTGGTGGCCTGGTCCGAGTACGGCGGGGTGGACGACCGCAGGCACTGGCACAAGGCCTGCTGGAACGCGAAGGACCGCCGCACCACACGGGTGCAGCGGTCCAGGAACGCGCCTCGCCACTGA
- a CDS encoding LLM class flavin-dependent oxidoreductase has translation MRVGTFVLAAQFPGQGPGEALHRAIRSAEVAEESGLDAVWLAEHHFVPYGVCPSAVTLAAQLLGRTRRIRVGTAVSVLPTQHPVALGEQAALLHLTSGGRFSLGVGRGGPWVDLEVFGGGLEAYEKGFPESLELLLDWLRKPRVAGRGGRYGFREVAVVPRAGELLDADGADGAGGPEVVVACTSRKTVELAAEHALPMLLGMHCGDADKAEMVALWRSRALAAGHSPERVRAAGHVSAGVAQIADRTEDAVETLVKAMPGWLRQGLDAHVTVDGRHRVMRDPVEYAELLCGLHPVGTPELAADRLAATAERTGITRFALLVEGSGDLVTTEENVARLGKEVLPLLE, from the coding sequence ATGCGTGTGGGAACGTTCGTACTGGCGGCCCAGTTTCCGGGCCAGGGACCGGGGGAAGCGCTGCACCGCGCGATCCGGTCCGCCGAGGTCGCGGAGGAGTCCGGGCTCGACGCGGTCTGGCTGGCCGAACATCATTTCGTGCCGTACGGGGTGTGCCCGTCCGCCGTCACGCTGGCCGCGCAGCTGCTCGGCCGCACCCGGCGCATCCGCGTCGGCACGGCGGTGAGTGTGCTGCCCACGCAGCATCCGGTGGCGCTCGGCGAGCAGGCGGCGCTGCTCCACCTCACCAGCGGCGGCCGGTTCAGCTTGGGCGTGGGCCGGGGCGGCCCCTGGGTGGATCTGGAAGTGTTCGGCGGCGGCCTGGAGGCGTACGAGAAGGGCTTCCCGGAGTCCCTGGAGCTGCTGCTCGACTGGCTGCGGAAGCCGCGCGTGGCGGGCCGGGGCGGGCGGTACGGGTTCCGCGAGGTGGCGGTCGTCCCCCGGGCCGGCGAACTGCTCGACGCGGACGGCGCGGACGGCGCGGGCGGGCCCGAGGTGGTCGTCGCCTGCACCTCGCGTAAGACGGTCGAGCTGGCCGCCGAGCACGCCCTGCCGATGCTGCTCGGCATGCACTGCGGGGACGCGGACAAGGCGGAGATGGTGGCGCTGTGGCGGTCCCGCGCGCTGGCGGCGGGGCACAGCCCGGAGCGGGTGCGCGCGGCGGGGCACGTCTCGGCGGGCGTGGCCCAGATCGCCGACCGCACGGAGGACGCCGTCGAGACGCTGGTGAAGGCGATGCCGGGCTGGCTGCGGCAGGGGCTCGACGCGCATGTGACGGTGGACGGCCGGCACCGCGTCATGCGGGACCCCGTCGAGTACGCGGAGCTGCTCTGCGGCCTTCATCCGGTGGGCACACCGGAGCTGGCGGCCGACCGTCTCGCCGCCACCGCCGAGCGCACGGGCATCACCCGCTTCGCGCTCCTGGTGGAGGGTTCCGGGGATCTCGTGACCACGGAGGAGAACGTAGCGCGGCTGGGCAAGGAGGTACTGCCACTCCTGGAATGA
- a CDS encoding ABC transporter permease subunit, translating to MTTPSTPPAPQAPYQQAAPQQAYPQAPQQPQGFYTSPIPVRPATLGDAIASEWTKIKSVRSTMWTLGIMTALLLVIGVLAAVAVSASDQDISGTPVLSLGFFGVLLGTICVITLGVMTIASEYGTGMIRTTLTACPGRGRVLGAKALVFFLLTFVLTTVMTSLVALIQTSMLDAASPTGEEWLRATVGVGLYVATLGLLALAVGALIRHSAGAITIMIGVVLLPLVLAIFMFASSLEKLRDALLEYSIPNQLSVFYDNSVTSSGPSGWEPLWIIIGVTAVAMGGAYLSMNQRDV from the coding sequence ATGACCACGCCGTCCACGCCGCCGGCGCCCCAGGCGCCGTACCAGCAGGCCGCGCCGCAGCAGGCGTACCCGCAGGCGCCCCAGCAGCCGCAGGGCTTCTACACCTCGCCGATCCCGGTGCGCCCCGCGACGCTCGGCGACGCGATCGCCTCCGAGTGGACCAAGATCAAGTCCGTTCGCTCGACCATGTGGACGCTGGGCATCATGACCGCGCTGCTGCTGGTCATCGGGGTGCTCGCGGCCGTCGCGGTGTCCGCGTCCGACCAGGACATCAGCGGCACACCGGTGCTGAGCCTCGGCTTCTTCGGCGTGCTGCTCGGCACCATCTGCGTGATCACGCTGGGCGTGATGACGATCGCCTCGGAGTACGGCACGGGCATGATCCGTACGACGCTGACGGCCTGCCCCGGCCGGGGCCGGGTGCTCGGCGCCAAGGCGCTGGTGTTCTTCCTGCTGACCTTCGTCCTGACCACGGTGATGACCTCGCTGGTGGCCCTGATCCAGACGTCCATGCTGGACGCGGCGTCGCCCACCGGCGAGGAGTGGCTGCGCGCCACGGTCGGCGTCGGCCTGTACGTGGCGACGCTGGGGCTGCTCGCGCTCGCGGTCGGCGCGCTGATCCGGCACTCGGCCGGGGCGATCACCATCATGATCGGCGTGGTGCTGCTGCCGCTCGTGCTGGCCATCTTCATGTTCGCCAGCTCGCTGGAGAAGCTCCGGGACGCCCTGCTGGAGTACTCGATCCCGAACCAGCTGAGCGTCTTCTACGACAACTCGGTCACGTCGTCCGGCCCGTCCGGCTGGGAGCCGCTGTGGATCATCATCGGCGTCACCGCGGTCGCCATGGGCGGCGCGTACCTGTCGATGAACCAGCGCGACGTCTGA
- the nucS gene encoding endonuclease NucS has product MRLVIARCSVDYAGRLTAHLPSAPRLILVKADGSVSIHADDRAYKPLNWMSPPCTLKEGSGDTEGVWTVVNKAGEKLIITMEEILHDSSHELGVDPGLIKDGVEAHLQELLADRIETLGEGYTLIRREYFTAIGPVDILCRDADGQTVAVELKRRGEIDGVEQLTRYLELLNRDPHLAPVRGIFAAQEIKPQARVLATDRGIGCVVLDYDALRGIEDDKLRLF; this is encoded by the coding sequence ATGCGTCTCGTCATCGCCCGCTGCTCCGTGGACTACGCGGGCCGGCTCACGGCCCACCTGCCCTCCGCTCCCCGCCTCATCCTGGTCAAGGCGGACGGGAGCGTGTCGATTCACGCCGACGACAGGGCGTACAAACCGCTCAACTGGATGTCGCCGCCCTGCACCCTCAAGGAGGGCAGCGGTGACACCGAGGGCGTCTGGACCGTGGTGAACAAGGCGGGCGAAAAACTGATCATCACTATGGAGGAAATCCTCCATGACTCGTCCCATGAGCTGGGCGTCGATCCAGGACTGATCAAGGACGGTGTGGAAGCGCACCTCCAGGAACTGCTCGCGGACCGCATCGAGACGCTGGGCGAGGGCTACACCCTGATCCGCCGCGAGTACTTCACGGCCATCGGCCCGGTGGACATCCTGTGCCGCGACGCGGACGGGCAGACGGTGGCCGTCGAGCTGAAGCGGCGCGGCGAGATCGACGGCGTCGAGCAGCTGACCCGCTATCTGGAACTGCTCAACCGCGATCCGCACCTGGCCCCGGTCCGGGGCATCTTCGCCGCCCAGGAGATCAAGCCCCAGGCCCGCGTGCTGGCCACGGACCGCGGCATCGGCTGCGTGGTCCTGGACTACGACGCGCTGAGGGGCATCGAGGACGACAAGCTCCGGCTGTTCTGA
- a CDS encoding SCO5389 family protein, whose amino-acid sequence MSLDVSPALLEQAERGEVDEADFVDCVRTSLPYAWEMISSLVAQLKVDGGQFADNQTPPPDEQARGQLLRALASDAIRGALQRHFGVRLAFQNCHRVAVFPLDASVDDRLAKFTSVRGQLLNQSPELRDC is encoded by the coding sequence ATGTCGCTCGACGTCTCACCGGCTCTGTTGGAACAGGCCGAGCGAGGCGAGGTCGACGAAGCCGACTTCGTCGACTGCGTCCGGACCTCCCTGCCCTACGCGTGGGAGATGATCAGCTCGTTGGTGGCTCAGCTGAAGGTCGACGGCGGGCAGTTCGCCGACAACCAGACGCCGCCGCCCGACGAGCAGGCACGTGGTCAGCTGCTGCGCGCGCTCGCGAGCGATGCGATACGCGGCGCGCTGCAGCGGCACTTCGGGGTGCGACTCGCATTCCAGAACTGCCACCGCGTCGCGGTGTTCCCGCTGGACGCGTCGGTCGACGACCGGCTGGCCAAGTTCACCTCGGTGAGGGGCCAGTTGCTCAACCAGTCGCCCGAGCTCCGGGACTGCTGA